One Betta splendens chromosome 5, fBetSpl5.4, whole genome shotgun sequence genomic window, GCCACAATGACTTCATGTGCCATTTACTAGAGAATGACTTTCACACTAGACAGACGTGAGACGTTAGATTAAAAATTGTATGGACATTTGCAACAGGACATCAGCCCTATTATCTTGTGTTATATGCTACGGGTGCCCTATTGATCCTCATTTTTTTCCAGGCCCATAAAGatggcagcctgcagcagctgctgaatggaGAAGCTGAAGCGTACGACTACGACCTCATCGTCATTGGAGGAGGGTCGGGAGGTCTGGCCTGCTCAAAGGTGACATCCACATTGTTAGCTGTATAAACTTTATTGCTGTTCAATTGTGCAATTTTGTGATCAGCCCAGAGAAATGCCGTGTCACAACCACTTTCGAGTAAATATATGACCTGTGAAGTCTGGACTTGCCCATAGATTGCAGATAGGTACCAGTATATCTCATTGGATGATGTTGTAACTCTGGCTCTtcacaacaggaagctgctgctctggggaAGAAGGTCATGGTTTTGGACTATGTTGTGCCTACACCAAAAGGAACCACCTGGGGTAAGAAAGCTAACATCATGGTTCCTCCTTCGACACAGGTAGCCACATTTATTTGCTCTGGGTTCACACCGGGattgtctgctctgctgtggtgaTCAGGTCTCGGTGGAACTTGTGTGAATGTGGGCTGCATTCCCAAGAAGCTGATGCACCAGACGGCCATGCTGTCCACCGCTATGCAGGACGCACGCAAGTTCGGCTGGGAGTTTGACGAGACAGGTGAGCCTCAACATCGAAGAAGGAAGGTCACCTAGTACTTCAGAGAAAAACATGGacagtaatcacttcttgtgtTTACTTCCACTGATTGGCGCCTCGTCTCTCATCAGTGAAGCACAATTGGGAGACGATGAAGACTGCGGTGAACAACTACATTGGCTCATTGAACTGGGGTTACAGAGTAGCACTGAGAGACAAGAAGGTCGAGTATGTCAATGCCTATGCAGAGTTCATCGAACCACACAAAATCAAGGTAAATGGATCCTTGTAATACTCAGGAATATTGTGTTGACCTTTAGCTGATCTAGTTTTTAAATTTCACTGTAATGTACAGGTAGAAGTGTGAAGTCTTGGTAGACATTTCAAAGCATCCTAAAtcgattttgttttttaattcatcatAAGGCAATAAACAAGCGTGGGAAGGAGACGTTTTACACAGCAGCCAGGTTTGTTTTGGCTACAGGCGAGAGGCCGCGCTACCTGGGGATCCCAGGAGACAAGGAGTTCTGCATCACCAGGTAAAACCAGCAGCCCTTCTAACAACATGTCACTCAAACACTCCTTCATACCTTGGTTTTAAACTCTGAACCTGAGCCACAGGCATTTGGCCTGGTGTGAATTCTGAAACATTGTCAGCCTTTTTAGTCTCAACAAAGTTGTTTGCACAATATTTAATCCGCTATTCACTATTGTGGCCTTTTTTAGGTGACTTTGTGGACAAGCAGCGGTTCCAAATTTGAATAATAATGACTACATAACTGCTGTCTCTAACAGTGACGACCTTTTCTCGTTGCCCTACTGCCCTGGAAGGACCCTAGTAATTGGAGCCTCATATGTGGCTCTGGAGTGCGGAGGCTTTCTGGCTGGCCTTGGCCTTGATGTTACAGTGATGGTTCGGTCCATCCTGCTCAGAGGCTTTGACCAGGAGATGGCCAACCGTGCTGGTGAATACATGGAGGGACATGGTGTGAAGTTCATTCGCAAATTTGTTCCTGTGAAGGTGAGTTACTTGCTCTGTGCTAGAGGAAACACTATCACTATAAAAAAACTGAGGCAGTGGACTGTCAGCAGATCTTGATCTATGGCTGAAACCAGGCTTATTATATAGAAATAATATCTTCCCATGTCTTTGTGTCAGATAGAGGAGCTAGAAGCAGGATCTCCTGGCAGGCTAAAGGTGACTGCTAAATCCACAGAAACCAATGACCTCATCGAGGAAGAGTACAACACCGTATGTATTGATCAACCAAAGATGCTGTGTTCCCTCTTGTGAATGGATTCTGAGTTCAATAATTACACTAAATAACAAAGTTTTCGTTGTATGCTTTTCACACAAGTCTATGATTACTGTCTTTGTTCCCTAGGTGTTGATAGCAGTAGGCCGGGATGCATGCACAGATAAGATTGGCCTGGGCAAGGTCGGAGTCAAAGTCAACCCCAAGTGAGTTCATTGTCACATTAATGTAAATTTATACTTGTGTGGTCTGTGCCTTTAAGGCTCATAGCATAGTCACAGTGATTCAGCACTTTCTGGGGTTTCATGGCTCTTCAGGGGGGCGTGAGGGCACACAAGGAGCTGCCAGGGGGACTGGTAACACTAGAAAGCCCAGGCTTATCATAATCATCTATCACTTCCCGTCTTGGATCAGATTTGTTTAGATTTACGTCATGGTCGTAGCCTTTTCTAAAAATGTTTACTTTTTGTGAATGGACCAAGACGGCATAAAGCCCTACTAAGTCATGTGCCTCAGTCTTATGACTGGAGTAGTTTTCAGATAAAGTGAGTGCTCGGTCTTTATGACCATCAGCCGGTTTGCTTGATGTGCAGCTGTACCAAACCCAGTCCTAGAGCAGAGTTGTCAGATCTCTGCCTTTTGATAGACAGACTTCTGTTTTTTTGCAGGCAGTTGTGATGTTATTGTAAGTCTGAGTTTGACTGATCAATAAACATATTTCTTGTTTTACTCCACAATTACGTACTACATTAATTACAATTACTACTTAATTactacataataattaaagttgttttatttgaaGTGTATTAGTTCCAATTCCAACTGATATCAGttcagaaatactaaaacaatCACTTTGGGGGGGGGAATCTAAACTGTCCAGATGCTGCAGCATTAAAGCCTGGTGGTACTGGCAACATAACAGAAGATCTTTCCTAAAAGCTTGTACTACCCTGCAGGACTGGAAAAATCCCAGTGAACGATGAAGAACAGACCAATGTGCCCCACATCTATGCCATTGGAGATATCTTGGAAGGCAAGTGGGAGCTGACACCGGTGGCCATCCAGGCTGGAAAGCTTCTGGCCCGTCGTCTTTATGGGGGATCAACACTGAAGGTACAGCAGCAAATAGGGCCACTGTTGTTGACCTGTTGGCTGCTCGCTTACACTAGCTAACTACCTAAGTAGCTAGCTAACTAACTAGTTCATTGTCTGTATTGCAGTGCGACTACATCAATGTTCCCACCACTGTTTTCACCCCACTGGAGTATGGTTCCTGTGGCCTTTCAGAAGAGAGAGCCATTGAGCTCTATGGGGAGGAAAACCTTGAGGTAAAGCACTCACTCAGCCATCTGAATAATTCCTGAGAATCAGGATCTAGTCACCTGTCTGTCAGAAAACTGATCagattgaattgaaattgagtAGAACATCTGTGTTCTTTGTTCAGTTATACCACAGTTTGTTCTGGCCTTTGGAGTTCACTGTGCCCAACAGGGACAACAACAAATGCTATGCCAAGATCATCTGCAATAAACTTGACAatgtaagtttttctttttcagtctGCTTTTTAATGTGTCAAACACCATGATTGACTTATCACTGTCCGGTTGTAGGAGAGAGTTATCGGCTTCCACTACCTGGGGCCAAACGCTGGAGAGGTGACACAGGGCTTTGGCGCAGCCATGAAGTGTGGAGCCACAAAGGAGCAGCTAGACGGCACTATAGGCATCCACCCAACATGTGCTGAGGTTAGTCCAGGATTTGTTTCACTCCCATCCAGGAAAAATTGGGTTGTACTGACAGAACAATGTAGCAATGTATTTGTTTGTAGGATGTTTTATTTGAACAGTTCTTCTGGTTGAAGTCTGCTTTAGGTTGTTGGAGCCAGTTTAAGGTATTTGTTCAGTGTTAACCTGAAGCAGGTAGTTTTTCTAGATGATCTGTTCTGTGGAGTAATTGGCTGGTTACAGAACCTTGTTACTGCTAGTGTTTTTATAAGCAGTGAATTTGAGTTCAGATACTTGACTGTTTTGAACAGTTATGACCACTGCTCTTGGCTGCGCTGTTTCATTGGACGTCTGCTTGTCTCTTTAGGTGTTTACCACTTTGGACGTGACCAAGCGCTCCGGAGGAGACATCAGCAAGGCCGGCTGCTGAGGTTAAACCCTGCTCGTTTAGTGGGCTCTGCTCACATTGTCCCCATCATCCTCTCGCTACTCAGCTTCTAGTGAATCTTTTAGCTCTGACACCTCTAGCTGCTCACCTTTACTGGGCAGTCGTTCTCAGGACAAAGCTAACACCATAGCAAAGAGTCTGGATCCTATAGACCCACTGGAAGCTGAGGT contains:
- the txnrd3 gene encoding thioredoxin reductase 3, giving the protein MPPVEKDAGKNELKSRIQQLIDANQVVVFSKSYCPFCLKVKDLFKELNVDCNVVELDLRDDGSNYQEMLLEMTGQKTVPNVFVNKTHVGGCDKTMQAHKDGSLQQLLNGEAEAYDYDLIVIGGGSGGLACSKEAAALGKKVMVLDYVVPTPKGTTWGLGGTCVNVGCIPKKLMHQTAMLSTAMQDARKFGWEFDETVKHNWETMKTAVNNYIGSLNWGYRVALRDKKVEYVNAYAEFIEPHKIKAINKRGKETFYTAARFVLATGERPRYLGIPGDKEFCITSDDLFSLPYCPGRTLVIGASYVALECGGFLAGLGLDVTVMVRSILLRGFDQEMANRAGEYMEGHGVKFIRKFVPVKIEELEAGSPGRLKVTAKSTETNDLIEEEYNTVLIAVGRDACTDKIGLGKVGVKVNPKTGKIPVNDEEQTNVPHIYAIGDILEGKWELTPVAIQAGKLLARRLYGGSTLKCDYINVPTTVFTPLEYGSCGLSEERAIELYGEENLELYHSLFWPLEFTVPNRDNNKCYAKIICNKLDNERVIGFHYLGPNAGEVTQGFGAAMKCGATKEQLDGTIGIHPTCAEVFTTLDVTKRSGGDISKAGC